GCTACGACATTCTATCACTGTGTGTACATTTCCGCGTGGATTAAAATCCCCTACAACCTTAATCCATTTTGGCTTGAGTTTGTCTTTTAAGGTATTGTAAATTTCATTGATACTTGCTTCATGTGAAACATTTCTATGCATAAAAGTATTGATATAAAGTTTTATTGCTTTAAGTTCAACCACAAATTGATCAGGTATATACTCAAGATAAATCGTTGCAAAGTCAGGATAACCCGAACGCGGACAACAACACATAAATTCAGGCAAAGTGATTTTTATAATATAATCATTCTTCGCATCATTAGGCCAAATTTCCATATTTTCTACATCAAATTCTTTAATTTCTTTTTCACCATAACGCATGAATTTTCCTTATTAAAAATTTTAAAAATTATATAAAAAATTACTTTTAGAGCAATTGAAAAATAAATATTTTTAGCAAATTACATAAAAAATATAGATATTAGATTAAATAAAGCTTTTTATACTAGAATAAGACAAATTTTTAAAAAAGGAAAAAAATGAAAAAATCAATTGTAATTATAGGCGGCAGTGTAGCAGGACTTAGCGCAGCTTTATTTTTTGCTTCAGCTAAAAATGATGAGCTTGATTTTGATATCACTATTTTTGATGATGATAAAGCGGATTTAAAAGCAGCAGCAATTTATAATGTTCCTTTTTTTCCAAAAGGTGCAAAAGCAGATGAAATTTACACTCACATAAAAGCACAAATTGCTTCTATGCTTGAGGTAAAATATATCGATTCAAAAGTAGTAAGCATTAGTGGAGAAAAAGGCGATTTTACGGTTAGTGATGAGCAAGGTTTGGGTATAAAAGCAGATTATATCATCGTAGCAACAGGAGCAACTAAAAGTGAAATCAAAGGGCTTGAAGACTTTGTCATACCTCATGAACTTATGCCAAAACCAAACAAATTTTGTTTCAAACATCATGGAAGACAAATGATCAAAGAAGGAATTTATGCAGCAGGACTTGCTTCAGGTGTTACCACCATGGTAGCTTGCGCTATGGGAAGTGCCAATGAAGCAGCTTGCGCGATTTTGAGCGATATCAAAGGCGTAGTAAGCGTATATCATGATACCCCTACTACAAGAAATTAATTCATCAAAGCACAAAAGGTGTGCTTTGATACACATCATAATTGAGCCAATTTGCAAAAATAGTATTTGCATTTGAACGCCAATTGTATTTTATATTGCCTTTTTTATCATAATAATTTTTAGCTTTTTGTATGAAATTATCTCTTACATATTCTTGGTGTAAAGTATCTTTAAAATACTCCAAATGGCCTAAAATAAAAATATTCTTTTCATCTCTTAACAAAGCCGAACCAATTTTTTTATTTCTAAGCAAAACTTTCAATTTTCCTTGTTTTTGTAGTGCCGAAATTTGCTCTTCATCCATACTAGAATGTCTTGAATGAGGCATTAAAACTTTTTCGTCTAAATTCGTTAAAAGTAAATCGGGTGAAACTTTATCATGCTTATAAATTCCAAAAATTTTCTTATCTAAAGCGATTTTATCTACGCCATAAAAATGTTTTAAAGCAGCCATAGCACCCCAACAAATATACATAGAACTTGTTACATTTTGCTGTAAAAAATCAAAAATTTCTAGCAATTCTTCCCAGTAAGCAACCTTTTCAAAATCCATTTGTTCCACAGGAGCTCCTGTTACAATAGCACCATCAAATTTGCGTTTTTTAACCTCTTCAAGACCTTTGTAAAATTTTTCCAAATGAGTAAAAGGAGTGTTTTTACCCACATAGCTAGTAGTAGCTAAAAGTGTGATATTTACTTGCAAAGGAGAATTTGCAAGTAAGCTTAAAATTTGATTTTCTGTTTCAATTTTTTTTGGCATAAGATTGATGATTAAAATCTCCTGCGGACGGATATCTTGATGTTTTGCCCTCCTTGATCCCATGATAAAAGCATGCTCTTTTAAAAGCTCATAAGCGGGTATATTTTCTGGAATAATAAGTGGCATTTTTTCTCCTTTATTTTTTAATAAGCTTTATTCTCCATTCTGCATCGCCTAAAAGTTCAAAATCAACGATCTCATGCCCTTCTTCAGCAGCCCATTGTGGGATTGTTTCAGTAGCTTGTGTACAATCAAAAAGAATTTCTAATTCTTCACCGCTTTTTAAAGTTTGAACCAAATTCTTTGCTTCAACGAGTGGAAAGGGACAAACCTTTCCTCTAGTATCTAAAGTTACCATATCTTATCCTTGTATTTTTTGTGTTGCCTTACGCGTAGGCAATATAATTGTATAAAAAGTAGCTATATAAGCACCTATTAAGAAAAATACCGTAGCAACCCAACCTTTATACGAAAAAAGTGATGTTTCTACCAGTCCATTACCTATGGTACAGCCTCCAGCAAGAGAAGCTCCAACCCCCATTAAAATTCCTCCTATGCTCGCATAAGCTAGGGTTTTTTTATCAGGAAGACGAAATCTAAATTCTCCTGATAATTTAGCACCTAAAAAAGATCCAAGTGCGATTCCAAGAATTAAAAAAACTCCCCAATCAACAAACTGAATATCACCTGTGCTAAGGTATTGCACAAGATTTGCCGAAGGAGTTGTAATCCCTAAACCAGAATTTCTTCCACTCCAGCTTGAAAGAGGCCAAGCTAAAATAGCAATCAATGCAACCAAAACAGCCGTAACAAAAGGGTGCCATGATTTTTCAAACAATATATGTGAAATTCCTTGTTTTCTAGGCTTTAATCTTGCGACTTTAAGGCGCGGTTTGCGTAATTCTTTAATCACAAAAAAGCCGACAACCAAACTCAATACAAGCACCAAAATCCAAGGAGAAATTCCCAAGCTTTGATAAAAAGTTCCATCAGAAATTTTAAAAGTATTTAAATTATCCTGCAAAGGCAAAAGAACTCCATATTTTACAGCACTTGC
The window above is part of the Campylobacter coli genome. Proteins encoded here:
- the queF gene encoding preQ(1) synthase, which produces MRYGEKEIKEFDVENMEIWPNDAKNDYIIKITLPEFMCCCPRSGYPDFATIYLEYIPDQFVVELKAIKLYINTFMHRNVSHEASINEIYNTLKDKLKPKWIKVVGDFNPRGNVHTVIECRSDMVVPK
- a CDS encoding YeeE/YedE family protein; protein product: MLSGIIVGLLLGFVLQRGRFCVVGAYRDVFLSKKFTIFIALFIVVALQSIGVWALHSLGYISIKPQEFYWLSTIIGGIIFGFGMVIAGGCATGTWYRAGEGLIGSIAALLFYAFSASAVKYGVLLPLQDNLNTFKISDGTFYQSLGISPWILVLVLSLVVGFFVIKELRKPRLKVARLKPRKQGISHILFEKSWHPFVTAVLVALIAILAWPLSSWSGRNSGLGITTPSANLVQYLSTGDIQFVDWGVFLILGIALGSFLGAKLSGEFRFRLPDKKTLAYASIGGILMGVGASLAGGCTIGNGLVETSLFSYKGWVATVFFLIGAYIATFYTIILPTRKATQKIQG
- the metA gene encoding homoserine O-succinyltransferase, with translation MPLIIPENIPAYELLKEHAFIMGSRRAKHQDIRPQEILIINLMPKKIETENQILSLLANSPLQVNITLLATTSYVGKNTPFTHLEKFYKGLEEVKKRKFDGAIVTGAPVEQMDFEKVAYWEELLEIFDFLQQNVTSSMYICWGAMAALKHFYGVDKIALDKKIFGIYKHDKVSPDLLLTNLDEKVLMPHSRHSSMDEEQISALQKQGKLKVLLRNKKIGSALLRDEKNIFILGHLEYFKDTLHQEYVRDNFIQKAKNYYDKKGNIKYNWRSNANTIFANWLNYDVYQSTPFVL
- a CDS encoding sulfurtransferase TusA family protein, producing the protein MVTLDTRGKVCPFPLVEAKNLVQTLKSGEELEILFDCTQATETIPQWAAEEGHEIVDFELLGDAEWRIKLIKK
- a CDS encoding NAD(P)/FAD-dependent oxidoreductase, with product MKKSIVIIGGSVAGLSAALFFASAKNDELDFDITIFDDDKADLKAAAIYNVPFFPKGAKADEIYTHIKAQIASMLEVKYIDSKVVSISGEKGDFTVSDEQGLGIKADYIIVATGATKSEIKGLEDFVIPHELMPKPNKFCFKHHGRQMIKEGIYAAGLASGVTTMVACAMGSANEAACAILSDIKGVVSVYHDTPTTRN